Part of the Salinigranum rubrum genome is shown below.
TGCGAGTAAGCCTGACGCTTCGCGACGCGTGACGGCTCCACGGGGGTGCGAGCGGAGGGGACGACTCAGACGACGAGCGCGGGACGCGTCTCACGACGGGGTCCCGTTCCCGCCTCGGCCGCCTCGACCCACTCGGCCACCGTTCGTTCCACGCCGCCTTCGACACAGGGCGCGACCCAATCGAGTCGCCCGTCGCGCCTGACTGCGAGCGCGGTCCTCCCCCGCGCCCGTTCGGAGCGTGCGGTACCACAGTTCGACCCCGGGACGAGTGTGTGTCGACATTACCCTCACCGCCGAATAATGGTCGGCTGGTTGAAAAGACGTGGCACGCGGTTCCCACGGCACGGGAATCGGTTTTTGTCGGTCGGCGACGTGTCCCACATGTGAACCGTCCATCGAACGTGTTCGTCTCCGCCCGGAGTCGACGTCGCGTCGTCGTCGCTCTCGTCGGCTACGCGCTCCTCGCCGTCTTCGCCACCTTCGGGCTCCCTCGGCTGTTCCCCGCGCTGACCGACCCCGTCGCGGTTCGGACGACGATCCGGTCGACGGGCGCGCTCGCGCCGGTCGTCTTCCTCGCCGTCCAGGCGCTGCAGGTGCTCGTTGCCCCGATTCCGGGCCAGGTTCTCGGTTTCGTCGCCGGCTACCTCTTCGGCGTCGTCTGGGGGACCGCTCTCAGCGTCGCGGGGGCGACCATCGGGGGCTACGTCGCCTTCTGGCTCGCCCGCCGGTACGGTCGACCGGTCGTCGAGCGTCTCGTCGAGGACGAGGCCATCGACCTGTTCGACTCCTTTTCGTCTCGCCACGGCAACGTCGTCCTCTTCTTGATCTTCCTCGTGCCGGGGCTCCCGGACGACGCCATCTGCTTCCTCGCGGGCGTCGGCGACATCGACACTCGCTCGTTCCTCCTCGCGTCGGTCGTCGGCCGCCTGCCCGGCTACTTCCTCGTCGCGCTCGCGGGCGCACGACTCGCGGAGGCCCGCACCGCCGAGACGACCGCCCTCCTCGTCGTGCTCGCGGCCGTCTCCGCCGTCGGCTACGTCCTCCGGAAAC
Proteins encoded:
- a CDS encoding TVP38/TMEM64 family protein, producing the protein MNRPSNVFVSARSRRRVVVALVGYALLAVFATFGLPRLFPALTDPVAVRTTIRSTGALAPVVFLAVQALQVLVAPIPGQVLGFVAGYLFGVVWGTALSVAGATIGGYVAFWLARRYGRPVVERLVEDEAIDLFDSFSSRHGNVVLFLIFLVPGLPDDAICFLAGVGDIDTRSFLLASVVGRLPGYFLVALAGARLAEARTAETTALLVVLAAVSAVGYVLRKRVARWLGGENEP